In the Arthrobacter sp. 31Y genome, one interval contains:
- a CDS encoding helix-turn-helix transcriptional regulator: MTHSEDVRKFLTTRRARITPDEAGLPAYGGNRRVKGLRREEVAMLAGMSIDYYIRLERGNLSGASDSVLEALGRALKLDDAELAHLFDLARASTAAPRVRRKRSPQTVRPSVQRVLDAITGAPAWVRNDRGDVLAANDLGRALYLELMAEQTTPPNSARFTFLNPKARKFFADWERAADDMVAVLRSTAGKNPYDKDLTDLIGELSTRSEEFRSRWARHDVKYHRTGRKRLHHSIVGDLDLSFEALELAADPGLRINIYTADPGTPSEDALKVLASWAATQRHAVDAAVRDRS, encoded by the coding sequence ATGACACACAGCGAGGACGTGCGGAAGTTCCTGACCACCCGCCGCGCCCGAATCACCCCCGATGAGGCCGGACTGCCCGCTTATGGCGGCAACCGGCGCGTCAAGGGCCTGCGTCGCGAGGAAGTGGCGATGCTCGCCGGAATGAGCATCGACTACTACATCCGCCTTGAACGCGGAAACCTTTCCGGCGCCTCGGACAGCGTCCTCGAAGCGCTCGGACGCGCCTTAAAGCTTGACGACGCCGAATTGGCCCACCTTTTCGATTTGGCCCGCGCCTCCACCGCAGCTCCGCGCGTGCGGCGTAAGCGCAGTCCCCAGACGGTACGGCCGAGCGTTCAACGCGTCCTCGACGCCATCACTGGGGCCCCTGCCTGGGTCCGCAACGATCGTGGGGACGTCTTGGCCGCCAATGACCTTGGCCGCGCGCTGTATCTGGAATTGATGGCCGAACAGACCACACCGCCGAACAGTGCACGGTTTACCTTCCTGAACCCGAAAGCACGTAAGTTCTTCGCCGATTGGGAACGCGCCGCGGATGACATGGTCGCGGTCCTTCGGTCAACAGCAGGGAAAAACCCTTATGACAAGGACCTCACAGACCTGATCGGTGAACTCTCAACCCGAAGCGAAGAATTCCGTAGCCGGTGGGCACGCCACGACGTGAAGTACCACCGCACCGGCCGCAAGCGCCTGCACCACTCGATCGTGGGGGACCTCGACCTGAGCTTCGAAGCGCTCGAACTGGCCGCCGACCCAGGGCTCCGGATCAACATCTACACTGCAGACCCCGGAACACCCTCCGAGGACGCCCTGAAAGTCCTCGCCAGTTGGGCCGCGACCCAGCGCCATGCCGTTGACGCCGCTGTGAGGGACCGGAGCTAG
- a CDS encoding aldo/keto reductase yields the protein MDITLNNGVTMPALGLGVFQSAPEETTTAVEVALNTGYRHIDTAAAYGNEREVGNGIRNSGLSRSDVFVETKVWVSDYGYDQTLHAWDKAVGKLGVEYLDLLILHQPAPDRFEKTIDAYKALETLLADGRVRAIGVSNFMPHHLKQLLEATEVIPAVNQIELHPYFTQQDVQAADSEHGIITQAWSPIGGITFYPGWGGKDRRNVMQDPAIAAIAHAHGKSPAQVMLRWHLQQGRSAIPKSTNPDRIAENFDVFDFELSPPELGVINALDTGVRNGPDPDEAREERFAMVITEA from the coding sequence ATGGACATCACGCTCAACAACGGAGTCACCATGCCAGCCCTAGGGCTCGGCGTCTTCCAAAGCGCACCTGAAGAAACGACGACGGCTGTCGAGGTCGCGCTCAACACCGGCTACCGGCACATCGACACCGCGGCTGCCTATGGCAACGAGCGGGAAGTCGGGAACGGCATCCGCAATTCGGGCCTGAGCCGTTCGGATGTCTTCGTCGAGACCAAGGTCTGGGTCAGTGACTACGGTTACGACCAGACCCTGCACGCTTGGGACAAAGCGGTTGGCAAGCTCGGTGTGGAGTATCTGGACCTGCTCATCCTGCACCAGCCCGCTCCCGACCGGTTCGAGAAGACCATCGACGCGTACAAGGCGCTCGAGACGCTACTCGCTGACGGGCGGGTCCGGGCGATCGGTGTCAGCAACTTCATGCCACATCACCTCAAGCAACTGCTCGAGGCTACGGAGGTCATCCCCGCTGTTAACCAGATTGAGCTCCACCCGTACTTCACCCAGCAGGATGTCCAGGCAGCCGATTCCGAGCACGGGATCATCACCCAGGCGTGGTCGCCTATCGGGGGAATCACCTTCTACCCGGGCTGGGGCGGAAAGGACCGCCGGAACGTGATGCAGGACCCGGCTATTGCCGCCATCGCTCACGCCCACGGCAAGAGCCCTGCCCAGGTGATGCTTCGCTGGCACCTGCAGCAGGGCCGCTCAGCCATTCCGAAGTCTACGAACCCGGACCGCATCGCTGAAAACTTCGATGTGTTCGACTTCGAGCTTTCACCACCCGAACTCGGCGTCATTAACGCGCTCGACACCGGCGTGCGGAACGGACCCGACCCGGACGAAGCGCGCGAAGAGCGCTTCGCCATGGTCATTACAGAGGCCTGA